A genomic window from Silene latifolia isolate original U9 population chromosome Y, ASM4854445v1, whole genome shotgun sequence includes:
- the LOC141628394 gene encoding uncharacterized protein LOC141628394, protein MVLRIHSWGAKQLSYAGRLTLVKAVLTQLHCYWARIYLLPKGIIQKVDSICRNYLWSGKEGYHRVPAVSWERCCQSKLYGGLGINNSHVWNIASIGKYSWWVSNKKDSLWVKWIHHLYVKQQDWWNYSPNINSSWVWRQICKVKDKLKTCLDYQTWLLSPYSTQKTYDCLMGTREKARWIPFVWNRESQQHLFFECHFSAQCLSLVRHWLGVTWSFQSLDCILRKRFQSLLQKQVLMASFACLVYLIWMSRNTAKHDSMIPRPARILLQLQSMIKFRVHALETQATMRNRDWLSDRGLLAS, encoded by the exons ATGGTGCTAAGGATCCACAGTTGGGGTGCAAAACAATTGAGTTATGCAGGTAGGTTAACCTTAGTAAAGGCTGTTTTGACTCAACTTCATTGTTATTGGGCTAGAATTTATCTCCTTCCTAAAGGTATCATCCAGAAAGTTGACAGCATTTGCAGGAATTACTTGTGGTCTGGCAAAGAAGGGTATCACAGGGTCCCTGCAGTCTCCTGGGAAAGGTGCTGTCAGTCAAAACTATATGGAGGCCTGGGGATAAATAATAGTCATGTTTGGAATATTGCTAGCATTGGTAAATACTCTTGGTGGGTTTCTAATAAGAAGGACAGTCTATGGGTGAAATGGATTCACCATTTATATGTCAAGCAACAAGACTGGTGGAATTACTCTCCTAATATCAATTCGAGCTGGGTTTGGCGCCAAATTTGCAAAGTGAAAGACAAACTGAAGACGTGTTTGGATTATCAGACCTGGCTCTTGTCACCTTACTCCACTCAGAAAACCTATGACTGCTTAATGGGTACCAGAGAAAAAGCTAGATGGATACCCTTTGTTTGGAACCGT GAGTCCCAACAGCATCTTTTCTTTGAATGTCACTTCAGTGCCCAATGTTTAAGTCTGGTTAGACATTGGCTGGGTGTGACCTGGTCTTTTCAGTCCTTGGATTGCATTCTGCGTAAACGATTTCAGAGCTTACTGCAGAAGCAGGTCTTAATGGCCAGTTTTGCATGCTTGGTGTACCTAATTTGGATGAGCAGGAACACTGCTAAACATGACAGTATGATCCCACGTCCTGCAAGGATTCTCCTGCAACTTCAGAGTATGATTAAATTCAGAGTGCATGCTTTGGAGACTCAGGCTACTATGAGAAACCGTGATTGGTTAAGTGATAGAGGATTGCTTGCTTCCTAA